A genomic stretch from Aquificaceae bacterium includes:
- the nosZ gene encoding Sec-dependent nitrous-oxide reductase — MLGKKKLMVGGLSALVVGALLTGCPPKKEAVKTSAVGVDAASKVYVPPGKQDEFYVFFSGGFNGQVTVYGAPSGRILKVIKVFSVDPETGYGFTPETRPMLMTSHGFLPWDDTHHPWLSQTNGEHDGRWLFINANNTPRIARIDLTTFETTEIIEIPNVAGNHPSPYGTENTEYVVSGSRFSVPVPQRDVPIESYKENFKGVISFIKANEPGKMDVAFQILMPGFNYDLARCGRGPSHGWCFFTSYNTEQAHTLLEVNASKNDKDFIAAVNWKRAEECVAQGKAKEMPATYYHNYYDEKKHMAVSEVKKSVKVLDPKECPGVAYFLPTPKSPHGVDVSDDGEYIVGGGKLATVIPIHSFSKMLKAIEQKAFEKEIDGIPVLKYDAVLHCELEKPCLGPLHTEFDGKGFGYTSCFVSSEVVKFDYKGCKVVDRVPTYYSVGHLLIPGGDTKKPYGKYLIAMNKITKDRQLPVGPELLQSAQLYDISGEKMQLIHEFFTIGEPHYAQAIPADKIKDKVKKIYPLAENEHPYAVKAEKDARVERKGNEVHVYMTMIRSHFVPDNIEGVRVGDTVYFHLTNLEQDWDIPHGFAVKGSEDAEILVMPGQTKTLVWKPKAPGVYPFYCTDFCSALHQEMQGYIRVSPAGSNVPLKYYTGTPPTAQK; from the coding sequence ATGCTGGGCAAGAAGAAGTTGATGGTTGGAGGGCTATCAGCCCTCGTAGTGGGTGCCTTGCTGACAGGCTGCCCGCCAAAGAAAGAGGCGGTAAAAACAAGCGCTGTAGGCGTAGATGCGGCATCAAAGGTCTATGTGCCACCGGGTAAACAGGACGAGTTCTATGTTTTCTTCTCCGGAGGCTTCAACGGTCAAGTAACCGTCTACGGTGCACCTTCAGGCAGGATACTGAAGGTCATAAAGGTTTTCTCTGTTGACCCTGAAACGGGCTATGGCTTTACACCAGAAACCAGACCCATGCTCATGACATCGCATGGATTTTTACCCTGGGATGATACTCACCACCCATGGCTTTCCCAGACTAACGGAGAGCACGACGGAAGGTGGCTCTTCATTAACGCCAACAACACTCCGAGGATAGCAAGGATTGACCTCACCACCTTTGAAACTACTGAGATAATTGAAATACCAAATGTAGCTGGAAACCACCCATCTCCTTACGGAACAGAGAACACAGAATACGTGGTATCAGGTTCAAGGTTTTCTGTGCCAGTGCCGCAGAGGGACGTTCCCATAGAGTCTTACAAGGAAAATTTCAAAGGTGTTATTAGCTTCATAAAGGCGAACGAACCCGGAAAAATGGATGTTGCCTTTCAGATACTCATGCCAGGTTTTAACTATGACCTCGCAAGGTGTGGCAGGGGTCCCTCTCATGGCTGGTGCTTCTTCACCTCCTACAACACAGAGCAGGCCCACACCCTCCTTGAAGTAAACGCATCAAAGAACGACAAAGACTTTATAGCTGCCGTGAACTGGAAAAGAGCGGAGGAATGCGTGGCTCAGGGCAAGGCTAAGGAAATGCCAGCCACCTACTATCACAACTACTACGATGAGAAAAAGCACATGGCGGTATCAGAGGTTAAGAAATCTGTCAAGGTGCTGGACCCAAAAGAATGCCCCGGTGTTGCCTACTTCCTGCCAACTCCCAAATCTCCACACGGCGTTGATGTCTCCGACGATGGTGAATACATAGTGGGCGGTGGGAAACTGGCAACGGTCATACCCATTCATTCCTTCTCAAAGATGCTCAAGGCTATAGAACAGAAGGCTTTTGAAAAAGAAATAGATGGCATTCCAGTTCTTAAATACGATGCAGTCCTTCACTGCGAGCTTGAAAAGCCCTGCCTTGGACCACTGCATACAGAGTTTGATGGTAAGGGGTTTGGATATACCTCATGCTTTGTCTCCTCTGAAGTGGTAAAGTTTGACTACAAGGGATGTAAGGTGGTTGATAGGGTCCCCACTTACTATTCTGTGGGACACCTGCTTATACCTGGCGGAGATACCAAAAAGCCCTATGGTAAGTATCTCATAGCGATGAACAAGATAACCAAAGACAGGCAACTCCCTGTAGGTCCAGAGCTCCTTCAGTCCGCTCAGCTCTACGATATAAGTGGGGAAAAGATGCAGCTTATCCATGAATTCTTTACCATAGGTGAACCTCACTATGCGCAGGCCATACCTGCAGACAAGATAAAGGACAAAGTTAAGAAGATTTACCCCCTTGCTGAGAACGAGCACCCCTATGCGGTAAAGGCGGAGAAAGATGCAAGGGTTGAAAGAAAGGGCAACGAAGTCCATGTATACATGACCATGATTAGGTCTCACTTCGTCCCTGACAACATTGAGGGCGTAAGGGTAGGGGACACAGTCTACTTCCATCTTACCAATCTTGAACAGGACTGGGACATACCTCATGGTTTTGCGGTTAAGGGTTCAGAGGATG
- a CDS encoding DUF1858 domain-containing protein yields the protein MKRLDVRNLEPPQPMVKVAQALGELEEGEVLEVLGSRPFTHLLPRLEELGYTYELKETEEGYLLKIWKKSSQPLKVEESECAREIEFEINEETNVGELLKKVPEALDVLIKYGFTPLKNPILRKILPHTVNLGQAKKIRRMSDEKFQELLKELRRLVGK from the coding sequence ATGAAGAGGCTTGATGTGAGAAACCTTGAACCTCCTCAGCCTATGGTAAAAGTAGCCCAGGCCCTCGGGGAGCTGGAGGAGGGAGAAGTGCTTGAAGTGCTTGGTTCAAGACCCTTTACCCATCTTTTGCCAAGGCTTGAGGAGCTGGGATATACTTACGAACTGAAGGAAACGGAGGAAGGATACCTTTTAAAGATATGGAAAAAGTCCTCCCAGCCCCTGAAGGTTGAGGAGTCTGAATGTGCAAGGGAGATTGAGTTTGAGATAAACGAAGAAACCAATGTGGGAGAGCTTCTGAAAAAAGTTCCTGAAGCCCTTGATGTTCTCATAAAATACGGCTTCACACCTCTCAAAAACCCCATACTCAGAAAAATACTTCCCCATACGGTGAACCTTGGGCAGGCTAAGAAGATAAGGAGAATGTCCGACGAAAAATTCCAGGAGCTTCTCAAAGAGCTGAGAAGGCTCGTGGGCAAATGA
- a CDS encoding DUF2249 domain-containing protein has translation MHGVITLDVGAGTDEVKVRMLEGLMPSACAYVRVYILSEGSGRFILGQRFGKAEAPYYFLVDTAELFGFMPESESLLYEVALGSQNFLEKETIDLRPIEHGLRHPLVMKKFSELTEREAFLIINDHDPLPLYFQMAITFPKRVGWEYVEHEKDFWKIRIGRL, from the coding sequence ATGCATGGTGTAATAACTTTGGATGTTGGTGCGGGCACAGACGAAGTGAAGGTAAGAATGCTGGAAGGTCTCATGCCTTCAGCCTGTGCTTATGTCAGGGTATACATCCTTTCAGAGGGCTCGGGCAGGTTCATACTCGGTCAAAGGTTTGGAAAGGCTGAGGCGCCATACTATTTTCTGGTGGATACGGCTGAGCTTTTTGGTTTCATGCCGGAAAGTGAATCACTTCTTTACGAAGTAGCCCTTGGAAGCCAGAACTTTCTGGAAAAGGAGACCATAGACCTCAGGCCCATTGAACACGGTTTAAGACATCCTCTTGTTATGAAGAAGTTTTCTGAGTTGACGGAAAGAGAGGCCTTTTTAATCATTAACGACCACGACCCTCTGCCCCTGTACTTTCAGATGGCTATTACCTTTCCCAAGAGGGTTGGATGGGAGTATGTAGAACACGAAAAAGACTTCTGGAAAATAAGGATTGGGAGGTTGTAA
- a CDS encoding cytochrome c, producing MKRALLALPIATFIFSCQPKPPEKAQEPTKPVEQPAVVEKKEEAVSDKGIGPVTEVQLGPIDQTLVKKGKEIFDSKCASCHKLEEKYVGPPLKGVTKRRKPEWIMNMILNPAEMVQKDPVARGHLAEYPIQMPFQDVSKEDARAILEYLRSVDEK from the coding sequence ATGAAAAGGGCGCTTCTGGCACTACCCATTGCAACCTTCATCTTTTCCTGCCAGCCAAAACCTCCCGAAAAGGCTCAGGAACCTACTAAGCCAGTAGAACAGCCAGCTGTAGTTGAAAAGAAGGAAGAGGCGGTAAGCGATAAGGGCATAGGACCAGTAACAGAAGTTCAGCTTGGACCCATAGACCAGACTCTGGTAAAGAAAGGTAAAGAAATCTTTGATTCCAAATGTGCCTCCTGTCACAAACTTGAGGAGAAATATGTGGGACCCCCGCTTAAGGGTGTAACAAAGAGAAGAAAGCCCGAGTGGATAATGAACATGATACTAAACCCTGCGGAGATGGTCCAGAAGGACCCCGTGGCAAGGGGACACCTTGCTGAGTATCCCATACAGATGCCCTTTCAGGATGTTTCAAAGGAAGACGCAAGGGCAATACTTGAGTATCTGAGGAGCGTTGATGAAAAGTAA
- a CDS encoding iron-sulfur cluster assembly protein: protein MKEVFETLREVIDPHTGLDIVSMNIVREISQIGENRLKVVIKPTSPFCPVGGYLLQAVKEKVEALGYSVDVELEGYLFGGEP from the coding sequence ATGAAGGAGGTGTTTGAAACCCTGAGAGAAGTCATAGACCCTCACACGGGTCTTGACATTGTAAGTATGAACATTGTAAGGGAGATAAGCCAGATAGGGGAAAATAGATTAAAGGTTGTGATAAAGCCTACAAGTCCCTTTTGTCCCGTAGGAGGCTACCTTCTTCAGGCGGTTAAGGAGAAAGTTGAAGCCCTTGGATACTCTGTGGATGTGGAGCTTGAGGGATACCTCTTTGGGGGTGAGCCATGA